Below is a genomic region from Campylobacter geochelonis.
ATCAAGGGGATCTGATTTAAATCTTACGATTCTATTTAATCCAACAGCACCGATAAAATCTTTTCTCATAACCGCAGTTCCACAACTCGCAACGCAAATTCCGCACTCAATGCAACGATCAAGCTCAAAAGTATCTTGAGCTGCTTGTGGGTCTACTTTTTCCTCTATTTTTGAGATATCTGTTACTTTGTTTGTATGAACCCAGCTCTCAACTCTTTGGTTCATTGCTGCCATCCATTTGCCAGTATTTACACTTAAATCTTTTATAAGTTTAAATGCAGGAAGTGGCATAAGCTCGATAACTCCATCTTCATAATCTTTTGTAAGAGTTCTACAAGCAAGTTTTGGCACGCCATTTATGACCATACCGCAACTTCCACAAATTCCAGCCCTACAAACAAAATCAAAGCTAAGGCTTGGATCTTGATTTTCGCGGATTAAATTTAGCGCGATAAAAATCGTCATACCAGGCGCTTCTTCTAGCTCATATGTCGCAAAATGTGGTTTTGAGACCTTGCTTAAAGGATTATATTTAAATGCTTTTATGGTTATTTTTCTACTCATTACCAACTCCTACTCTTTCGTTTGGTTTTTTGAATTTTGGTTGAAGTTCATAAGGCATTAGAGCATCTTGTATCTCATATCTACCTTTACCCTCTTTTTCTAACTCTTCTTTGATTTTATCAACCTCTGCTTGTCTTATTTGACTTTGTGGGTTTTCTATGATGTTACCTTTTGCGCCATATCCTCTAAATGCTGGTGGAATTTCCATCTTCATGATATCAAGTGGCTCATAAGTAACTGTTGGCATAGTATCGCCCTCTTTCCAAG
It encodes:
- a CDS encoding fumarate reductase iron-sulfur subunit, which encodes MSRKITIKAFKYNPLSKVSKPHFATYELEEAPGMTIFIALNLIRENQDPSLSFDFVCRAGICGSCGMVINGVPKLACRTLTKDYEDGVIELMPLPAFKLIKDLSVNTGKWMAAMNQRVESWVHTNKVTDISKIEEKVDPQAAQDTFELDRCIECGICVASCGTAVMRKDFIGAVGLNRIVRFKSDPLDERSDADFYELVGDDDGVFGCMSLLGCEDNCPKHLPLQSKIAYLRRKLATVK